In Stigmatopora argus isolate UIUO_Sarg chromosome 17, RoL_Sarg_1.0, whole genome shotgun sequence, the following are encoded in one genomic region:
- the slc12a7b gene encoding solute carrier family 12 member 7 isoform X1, with protein MGDRFVVVPVGAGGEVYIEGQRSDSVAGDDGGVDGQELEDDPVFEPQDPNAAVPILEYNREPNKYGDGVPKENSPFINNTDNDKSNSYDGTNMALFEEEMDSNPMVSSLLDKLANYTNLTQGAQEHEEADDDEGPKKKAVKSPQMGTFMGVYLPCLQNILGVILFLRLTWIVGTAGILESLAIVALCCSCTMLTAISMSAIATNGVVPAGGSYYMISRSLGPEFGGAVGLCFYLGTTFAGSMYILGTIEILLTYIVPKAAIFVAEKKEDEVDALLNNMRVYGTCCLTLMSTVVFVGVKYVNKLALVFLACVILSILAIYAGVIKTIFEPPDFPVCMLGNRTLQNHNFDKCFKMEIIDNVTTTTQLWKLFCDGPEFNATCNEYFLNNNVTQIQGIPGLKSRVISENMWSVYGPLGMLVENKKLLSEGGSDPAQDIYLPYVVNDIASFFTLLVGIYFPSVTGIMAGSNRSGDLRDAQRSIPVGTILAIFTTSIIYVTCVVLFGASIEGVLLRDKFGDSVKGNLVIGTLSWPSPWVIVIGSFFSCCGAGLQSLTGAPRLLQAIARDGIVPFLQVFGHGKANGEPTWALLLTGAICEIGILIASLDAVAPILSMFFLMCYLFVNLACAVQTLLRTPNWRPRFKYYHWTLSFLGMSLCLALMFISSWYYAIFAMAIAGCIYKYIEYRGAEKEWGDGIRGLSLNAARFALIRLEEAPPHTKNWRPQCLVLLNLDSDQAVKHPRLLSFTSQLKAGKGLTIVGNVLEGTFLTKETEAKKAEQNIKSSMTAERTKGFCHVVVSSNLRDGVSHLIQSAGLGGMKHNTVLMAWPGTWKQSNDPQSWRNFTETIRETTSAHLALLVAKNVDSFPTNQDRLGEGTIDVWWVVHDGGLLMLLPFLLRQHKVWRKCKMRIFTVAQMDDNSIQMKKDLQTFLYHLRLNAEVEVVEMHDNDISAFTYEKTLVMEQRSQMLKQMQLSKTEREREIQSITDESRNSIRRKNPGAAEGASLSQQSSPTEDTQEDEAQLIHDRNTASHTASNDKTEIGPERVHMTWTKDKLFSERNRNRECNANVAMRDLFNMKPEWGSLNQTNVRRMHTAIKLNEVVVNKSQGAHLVLLNMPGPPKNRGGDENYMEFLEVLLEGLNRVLLVRGGGREVITIYS; from the exons GTGATGGTGTCCCAAAAGAAAACAGTCCCTTCATCAACAACACAGACAATGACAAAAGCAACAGTTATGATGGCACCAACATGGCACTTTTTGAG gAGGAGATGGACAGCAACCCCATGGTGTCGTCACTTCTCGATAAACTGGCAAACTACACAAATCTCACCCAGGGAGCCCAGGAACACGAGGAAGCCGATGACGATGAGGGTCCCAAAAAGAAAGCAGTTAAG AGTCCTCAAATGGGAACTTTCATGGGCGTCTATCTCCCCTGCCTTCAAAACATTTTGGGGGTCATCCTTTTTCTTCGCCTTACCTGGATAGTCGGCACGGCCGGCATCTTGGAATCTCTGGCTATTGTTGCCCTGTGCTGCTCATGC ACCATGCTGACTGCCATATCCATGAGTGCTATTGCTACAAATGGTGTTGTGCCAG CTGGAGGCTCCTACTATATGATTTCCAGATCTCTTGGACCTGAATTTGGTGGAGCTGTGGGTCTTTGTTTCTATCTGGGTACAACATTTGCTGGTTCCATGTACATCCTGGGTACTATCGAGATTCTATTG ACCTACATTGTGCCTAAGGCGGCCATCTTTGTAGCAGAGAAAAAAGAGGATGAAGTTGATGCCCTACTCAATAATATGCGCGTCTACGGCACATGCTGCCTTACGCTGATGTCCACTGTCGTCTTTGTGGGGGTGAAATATGTCAACAAACTCGCCCTCGTTTTCCTGGCTTGTGTCATTCTCTCCATCCTTGCCATCTACGCCGGAGTCATCAAGACCATCTTCGAGCCACCCGACTTTCC TGTTTGCATGTTGGGAAATCGTACTCTGCAGAACCACAACTTTGATAAATGTTTCAAGATGGAAATTATCGATAATGTGACAACCACCACCCAGCTGTGGAAGCTGTTCTGTGATGGACCTGAGTTCAATGCTACCTGCAATGAATATTTCTTAAATAACAACGTGACCCAGATTCAAGGCATCCCTGGACTTAAAAGTAGAGTTATTTCAG AAAATATGTGGTCAGTATATGGCCCTCTTGGCATGTTAGTTGAAAACAAGAAGTTGTTGTCTGAGGGAGGAAGTGATCCCGCCCAAGACATCTATCTGCCCTATGTTGTCAATGATATTGCCTCTTTCTTTACATTGCTTGTTGGGATATACTTTCCTTCTGTCACTG GTATCATGGCAGGTTCGAATCGATCAGGTGATTTGCGGGATGCCCAAAGATCCATCCCAGTTGGAACCATCCTAGCTATATTTACCACCTCGATCATCT ATGTAACCTGTGTCGTGCTATTCGGTGCATCCATTGAGGGTGTTTTACTACGGGACAA ATTTGGTGATTCTGTAAAAGGCAACTTGGTTATTGGCACACTCTCATGGCCTTCACCTTGGGTCATCGTCATTGGTTCCTTCTTCTCCTGCTGTGGCGCTGGCCTGCAGAGTTTGACTGGGGCCCCCCGCCTGCTGCAAGCCATCGCACGAGATGGGATTGTACCTTTCCTACAG GTATTCGGACACGGAAAAGCTAACGGAGAACCTACCTGGGCTCTCCTACTTACCGGTGCAATCTGTGAGATTGGAATACTCATCGCCTCTCTTGATGCCGTGGCTCCAATCCTCTCTAT GTTTTTTCTCATGTGTTACCTGTTTGTGAACTTGGCCTGCGCAGTTCAGACTTTATTACGAACACCAAATTGGAGACCACGCTTCAAATACTACCACTG GACTCTCTCCTTTCTGGGAATGAGTTTGTGCCTGGCTCTCATGTTCATTTCGTCTTGGTATTATGCCATATTTGCCATGGCCATCGCTGGCTGCATCTACAAATACATTGAATACAGAGg TGCAGAGAAGGAATGGGGTGACGGCATCCGTGGCCTGTCCCTGAATGCGGCCCGTTTTGCCCTCATTCGTCTCGAAGAGGCTCCCCCACACACCAAAAACTGGAG GCCTCAATGTTTGGTGCTCCTCAACCTGGACTCCGATCAGGCAGTGAAGCATCCACGCCTGCTGTCTTTCACCTCTCAGCTGAAAGCAGGGAAAGGCCTAACCATAGTGGGAAATGTATTGGAGGGAACCTTTCTCACTAAAGAGACCGAGGCAAAGAAAGCAGAGCAG AACATCAAGTCTTCCATGACAGCAGAGCGGACCAAAGGTTTCTGCCACGTTGTCGTTTCTTCCAACCTCAGAGATGGCGTCTCTCATCTTATCCAATCAGCCGGCTTGGGAGGTATGAAGCATAACACAGTCCTGATGGCCTGGCCGGGAACctggaagcagtccaatgaCCCGCAGTCATGGAGGAATTTCACAG AAACGATTCGAGAGACCACATCCGCTCATCTGGCCTTGCTCGTTGCTAAGAATGTGGACAGCTTCCCTACCAATCAAGACCGGCTGGGCGAGGGCACCATCGATGTGTGGTGGGTGGTTCACGACGGAGGCCTCTTGATGCTCTTGCCGTTCCTGCTGCGACAACATAAG GTGTGGAGAAAGTGCAAGATGCGCATCTTCACCGTGGCCCAGATGGATGACAACAGCATCCAGATGAAAAAAGATCTGCAGACGTTTCTGTACCACCTGCGGCTGAATGCAGAGGTCGAAGTGGTGGAAATG CATGATAATGATATCTCAGCCTTCACCTATGAGAAGACTCTGGTGATGGAACAAAGATCTCAGATGTTGAAACAGATGCAGCTATCCAAGACAGAAAGGGAGCGAGAG ATTCAGAGTATCACTGACGAATCACGTAACTCAATCCGAAGAAAGAACCCAGGTGCTGCCGAGGGCGCAAGCCTCAGTCAGCAGTCCTCTCCAACGGAGGACACGCAAGAGGATGAG GCCCAGCTCATCCATGACAGAAACACAGCATCCCACACAGCCAGTAACGACAAGACCGAAATTGGCCCAGAGCGGGTTCACATGACCTGGACCAAGGATAAACTTTTCTCAGAGCGGAACCGCAACCGCGAATGCAACGCCAACGTGGCCATGCGAGACCTCTTCAACATGAAGCC AGAGTGGGGGAGCCT GAACCAGACCAACGTCCGTCGCATGCACACGGCCATCAAACTGAACGAGGTGGTGGTCAACAAGTCGCAAGGAGCCCACCTGGTTCTTCTCAACATGCCCGGCCCACCAAAGAACCGAGGAGGAGATGAAAACT ATATGGAATTCCTCGAGGTTTTGCTTGAGGGTCTAAACCGTGTCCTGCTTGTCCGAGGGGGCGGACGCGAAGTTATCACCATTTACTCTTAG
- the slc12a7b gene encoding solute carrier family 12 member 7 isoform X4: MGDRFVVVPVGAGGEVYIEGQRSDSVAGDDGGVDGQELEDDPVFEPQDPNAAVPILEYNREPNKYGDGVPKENSPFINNTDNDKSNSYDGTNMALFEEEMDSNPMVSSLLDKLANYTNLTQGAQEHEEADDDEGPKKKAVKSPQMGTFMGVYLPCLQNILGVILFLRLTWIVGTAGILESLAIVALCCSCTMLTAISMSAIATNGVVPAGGSYYMISRSLGPEFGGAVGLCFYLGTTFAGSMYILGTIEILLTYIVPKAAIFVAEKKEDEVDALLNNMRVYGTCCLTLMSTVVFVGVKYVNKLALVFLACVILSILAIYAGVIKTIFEPPDFPVCMLGNRTLQNHNFDKCFKMEIIDNVTTTTQLWKLFCDGPEFNATCNEYFLNNNVTQIQGIPGLKSRVISENMWSVYGPLGMLVENKKLLSEGGSDPAQDIYLPYVVNDIASFFTLLVGIYFPSVTGIMAGSNRSGDLRDAQRSIPVGTILAIFTTSIIYVTCVVLFGASIEGVLLRDKFGDSVKGNLVIGTLSWPSPWVIVIGSFFSCCGAGLQSLTGAPRLLQAIARDGIVPFLQVFGHGKANGEPTWALLLTGAICEIGILIASLDAVAPILSMFFLMCYLFVNLACAVQTLLRTPNWRPRFKYYHWTLSFLGMSLCLALMFISSWYYAIFAMAIAGCIYKYIEYRGAEKEWGDGIRGLSLNAARFALIRLEEAPPHTKNWRPQCLVLLNLDSDQAVKHPRLLSFTSQLKAGKGLTIVGNVLEGTFLTKETEAKKAEQNIKSSMTAERTKGFCHVVVSSNLRDGVSHLIQSAGLGGMKHNTVLMAWPGTWKQSNDPQSWRNFTETIRETTSAHLALLVAKNVDSFPTNQDRLGEGTIDVWWVVHDGGLLMLLPFLLRQHKVWRKCKMRIFTVAQMDDNSIQMKKDLQTFLYHLRLNAEVEVVEMHDNDISAFTYEKTLVMEQRSQMLKQMQLSKTEREREAQLIHDRNTASHTASNDKTEIGPERVHMTWTKDKLFSERNRNRECNANVAMRDLFNMKPEWGSLNQTNVRRMHTAIKLNEVVVNKSQGAHLVLLNMPGPPKNRGGDENYMEFLEVLLEGLNRVLLVRGGGREVITIYS, from the exons GTGATGGTGTCCCAAAAGAAAACAGTCCCTTCATCAACAACACAGACAATGACAAAAGCAACAGTTATGATGGCACCAACATGGCACTTTTTGAG gAGGAGATGGACAGCAACCCCATGGTGTCGTCACTTCTCGATAAACTGGCAAACTACACAAATCTCACCCAGGGAGCCCAGGAACACGAGGAAGCCGATGACGATGAGGGTCCCAAAAAGAAAGCAGTTAAG AGTCCTCAAATGGGAACTTTCATGGGCGTCTATCTCCCCTGCCTTCAAAACATTTTGGGGGTCATCCTTTTTCTTCGCCTTACCTGGATAGTCGGCACGGCCGGCATCTTGGAATCTCTGGCTATTGTTGCCCTGTGCTGCTCATGC ACCATGCTGACTGCCATATCCATGAGTGCTATTGCTACAAATGGTGTTGTGCCAG CTGGAGGCTCCTACTATATGATTTCCAGATCTCTTGGACCTGAATTTGGTGGAGCTGTGGGTCTTTGTTTCTATCTGGGTACAACATTTGCTGGTTCCATGTACATCCTGGGTACTATCGAGATTCTATTG ACCTACATTGTGCCTAAGGCGGCCATCTTTGTAGCAGAGAAAAAAGAGGATGAAGTTGATGCCCTACTCAATAATATGCGCGTCTACGGCACATGCTGCCTTACGCTGATGTCCACTGTCGTCTTTGTGGGGGTGAAATATGTCAACAAACTCGCCCTCGTTTTCCTGGCTTGTGTCATTCTCTCCATCCTTGCCATCTACGCCGGAGTCATCAAGACCATCTTCGAGCCACCCGACTTTCC TGTTTGCATGTTGGGAAATCGTACTCTGCAGAACCACAACTTTGATAAATGTTTCAAGATGGAAATTATCGATAATGTGACAACCACCACCCAGCTGTGGAAGCTGTTCTGTGATGGACCTGAGTTCAATGCTACCTGCAATGAATATTTCTTAAATAACAACGTGACCCAGATTCAAGGCATCCCTGGACTTAAAAGTAGAGTTATTTCAG AAAATATGTGGTCAGTATATGGCCCTCTTGGCATGTTAGTTGAAAACAAGAAGTTGTTGTCTGAGGGAGGAAGTGATCCCGCCCAAGACATCTATCTGCCCTATGTTGTCAATGATATTGCCTCTTTCTTTACATTGCTTGTTGGGATATACTTTCCTTCTGTCACTG GTATCATGGCAGGTTCGAATCGATCAGGTGATTTGCGGGATGCCCAAAGATCCATCCCAGTTGGAACCATCCTAGCTATATTTACCACCTCGATCATCT ATGTAACCTGTGTCGTGCTATTCGGTGCATCCATTGAGGGTGTTTTACTACGGGACAA ATTTGGTGATTCTGTAAAAGGCAACTTGGTTATTGGCACACTCTCATGGCCTTCACCTTGGGTCATCGTCATTGGTTCCTTCTTCTCCTGCTGTGGCGCTGGCCTGCAGAGTTTGACTGGGGCCCCCCGCCTGCTGCAAGCCATCGCACGAGATGGGATTGTACCTTTCCTACAG GTATTCGGACACGGAAAAGCTAACGGAGAACCTACCTGGGCTCTCCTACTTACCGGTGCAATCTGTGAGATTGGAATACTCATCGCCTCTCTTGATGCCGTGGCTCCAATCCTCTCTAT GTTTTTTCTCATGTGTTACCTGTTTGTGAACTTGGCCTGCGCAGTTCAGACTTTATTACGAACACCAAATTGGAGACCACGCTTCAAATACTACCACTG GACTCTCTCCTTTCTGGGAATGAGTTTGTGCCTGGCTCTCATGTTCATTTCGTCTTGGTATTATGCCATATTTGCCATGGCCATCGCTGGCTGCATCTACAAATACATTGAATACAGAGg TGCAGAGAAGGAATGGGGTGACGGCATCCGTGGCCTGTCCCTGAATGCGGCCCGTTTTGCCCTCATTCGTCTCGAAGAGGCTCCCCCACACACCAAAAACTGGAG GCCTCAATGTTTGGTGCTCCTCAACCTGGACTCCGATCAGGCAGTGAAGCATCCACGCCTGCTGTCTTTCACCTCTCAGCTGAAAGCAGGGAAAGGCCTAACCATAGTGGGAAATGTATTGGAGGGAACCTTTCTCACTAAAGAGACCGAGGCAAAGAAAGCAGAGCAG AACATCAAGTCTTCCATGACAGCAGAGCGGACCAAAGGTTTCTGCCACGTTGTCGTTTCTTCCAACCTCAGAGATGGCGTCTCTCATCTTATCCAATCAGCCGGCTTGGGAGGTATGAAGCATAACACAGTCCTGATGGCCTGGCCGGGAACctggaagcagtccaatgaCCCGCAGTCATGGAGGAATTTCACAG AAACGATTCGAGAGACCACATCCGCTCATCTGGCCTTGCTCGTTGCTAAGAATGTGGACAGCTTCCCTACCAATCAAGACCGGCTGGGCGAGGGCACCATCGATGTGTGGTGGGTGGTTCACGACGGAGGCCTCTTGATGCTCTTGCCGTTCCTGCTGCGACAACATAAG GTGTGGAGAAAGTGCAAGATGCGCATCTTCACCGTGGCCCAGATGGATGACAACAGCATCCAGATGAAAAAAGATCTGCAGACGTTTCTGTACCACCTGCGGCTGAATGCAGAGGTCGAAGTGGTGGAAATG CATGATAATGATATCTCAGCCTTCACCTATGAGAAGACTCTGGTGATGGAACAAAGATCTCAGATGTTGAAACAGATGCAGCTATCCAAGACAGAAAGGGAGCGAGAG GCCCAGCTCATCCATGACAGAAACACAGCATCCCACACAGCCAGTAACGACAAGACCGAAATTGGCCCAGAGCGGGTTCACATGACCTGGACCAAGGATAAACTTTTCTCAGAGCGGAACCGCAACCGCGAATGCAACGCCAACGTGGCCATGCGAGACCTCTTCAACATGAAGCC AGAGTGGGGGAGCCT GAACCAGACCAACGTCCGTCGCATGCACACGGCCATCAAACTGAACGAGGTGGTGGTCAACAAGTCGCAAGGAGCCCACCTGGTTCTTCTCAACATGCCCGGCCCACCAAAGAACCGAGGAGGAGATGAAAACT ATATGGAATTCCTCGAGGTTTTGCTTGAGGGTCTAAACCGTGTCCTGCTTGTCCGAGGGGGCGGACGCGAAGTTATCACCATTTACTCTTAG